The Paenibacillus polymyxa M1 DNA segment CCAGTGATGTGCAGATCTTGAACGAGCTAATTCATGACGATCTTATATTTGTGAATCACTTTGGACAAGTAATAAACAAAGAAGCAGATCTGGAAGCCCACCGTTCGGGTGTTTTACATTTTACGGATATTCAAGTTCTTAATCAATCAGTAATTCCGCTGGATGATACTGTCGTTACGGTGACCCGCGTTTCTTTACGAGGAACGGTAGGCAATGATCCCATTGAAGATGAAATGTGCTATACACGCGTTTGGCACAATATAGATGGTGCGTTGAAGATCATCTCAGGGCATTGTAGCACGGTAAAATAAGATTAGTCGCGAATCCGCCATGGATGCTAAATCTGACTAAGACAGGTGAGCAGCTACGGCAAGAATCTTCGTAATTAAATCAATGGCACGGTGTAAGCACAAGAGCACTAACCATTTTAGGGATAGCGCTCTTCATTTTTACAGTCTTGTTAAGTCACTTGGTTGTAGCATCATACAAACGCTGTAAAAGGGTAACAGCTTCAGCACGTGTGACCTGTGCCTTTGGGCGAAGGTATCCATTGTCAGCGGTAAGGACGCCCATCTTGGTAAGGGTGTAGAATGCTTCTGCCTTTTGATCCTGGAAATCTCCATCATAGGAGTACTCTTCTCCCGTTGTGTCGATGTACAGTACCGGATAGTAGGCTGAGAATTTGTCATTGTAATTTGCCTGACGAACTTTCATATCGTTGTACTGTGCAGCTGAGGAAATTACTTCGGCAATCTCAGGATGAAGCGTCTGATTGGTATAATCTGTTCGAACAGAAGCAATCATCATCATATCCCAACGGGTCAGCGGTTTGTCAGGATTGACATAGAATTGATAGTTTGGATATTTGCCCCCTACACTTTCAGCAAACGGCCACACATAATCCCCGTTGAATATAGCTGCAAAATCTTGATTCGCCCAGTGCTTGCGTGCATCTACAAACTCTGAAGATTTACCCGCTGAATAATTGACTTCTGGAAAAAGTTTATGAAACATATGTACAAATTCTGCTTTTGTTATGGTTTTGCCTGGCTTGAAGGTCCCATCCGTATAGCCGCTGACAACACCTTTGTCGACCATCGAATGAATGGATTCGGCAGCCCATTCATATTTTGTACCATTCACATCAGGAAACGTATTTGCCGCCAATGCGGATTGACTGAACAACAGTGCCACCGCAACCACAGGGGTAATCAGCCATTTCTTTTTCAACATCTTGTTCCACTTCCTTTAGGTAAATTTACGTAGAAAATAGTTCTCCAGACTCAATGTTATATCGGTATTTCCTATGCAAAAGATGAACCTAAACACAAAAACGACCTTCGCAACGAGTAAAATTCGTTACAAAGGCCGTTATCCGTAACCTAAACGTGTATCTTTAGGAATAATTCAGACCACCATTCGAAAAATTAACAAGGCTCTTCGTTTGGTTTTCCTGCATCTGTAGCTGTACGGAAGCTTGAACCGCAGCCACATGTAGCTACAGCATTTGGATTATGAATCGTGAAACCGCCGGACATACCAGACTCTTCAAAGTCGATTTCCAGACCGTCCAGATAGCGGATACTATCCTTTTCCACGACTACTTTCATATCTTGTACATTCATATATATATCTTGATCCGTCTCGTTGTCGTCAAAGCCCATGGCGTACGAAAATCCGGTACAACCACCTGGCGTAACACCCAGACGTAAAAACATATTCGGCGTTTCCTGCTGCTCCAGCATTTCTTTCAGGCGTTCAGCAGCGGAATCGGTGATGTTAATCATAGCTCCATCCTCCTCTTTTACTTCATGCTCCCCTTCAGTATACTCTCTTATTTGCAGGTGCTCAAGTCATGGAATGTCCTTCCGTTACAGGCTTAAACACCTCTTTTTCTACTCGTTTGTATTGAACACCAGTGGTGTGAGGTTTATAATAGGTAAAGAGTGTGTTAAAGAAACTGTCGGAAATTTGTCATTTCAAAGGCGAAATTAAGAGACATTCGTCATTGTAGCCTGGCATTGTAACATTTTTCACATATCCTATATCCGCGCTGCCGGATTCTTACCGACGGAACGGGACATCCTGTGCGCATCAAGCGCTTGTGCCGCTAATTTGGCGGGCAGCCTCGCACAGAGCAACTTGAAGGAGGAATAGGCATGTCCACATTAGTTACACCTTTTACAGACCGCAGAATGGCGGAAATTGTAGAAAAGGTACAAAACGGGATTCGTTTGAACCTCGAAGATGGTATATATTTGTATGAAACTGACGATATTCTCACATTGGGCCAGTTGGCTAACGAAGCTAATTTACGCAAGAACGGAAAAAAGGTTTATTTTATTGAAAACATGAGCCTGTACTTCACCAATGTATGCGAAGCGCGCTGCGCGTTCTGCAATTTCCGCAAGGATCAGGGGGAGGAAGGCTCTTATACGTTGTCCGGACAGGAAATGATTGATTATGTAGAGCAACATATCCATCCAGGCGTAAGAGAATTCCATATCGTCGGCGGTCATAATAATCATGTACCTTTCCAATACTATGTAGATTCACTGAAAGCGCTGAACGAAAAGTATCCCAACGTTACACTGAAAGCATACACTGCGGCGGAAATTGACTTTTTCACACGCATAAGCGGCTTGAGTATTAAAGAAGTTCTTCAAGAGCTGCAAAAGGCAGGACTTCAATCTCTGACTGGTGGGGGCGCGGAAATCTTATCTGATGAATATCGGAAGAAGATGCGTGTTACCAAAGCCAATGTGGACCGTTATCTTGAAGTACATCGTACGGCCCATAATCTCGGTATGAAAACTCATACGACCATGCTGTACGGTTCAGTCGAAACTTATCAGGATCGTATTGAGCATATGCTGCAAATTCGTGAATTGCAGGACGAAACAAACGGATTTATGGTATTTATCCCACTGTCCATGCAGCCGAAAAGCAAAAACGCCAACATCATGCGTCGCAACTCTGCTTACGAGGATCTCAAAACCATTGCGATCAGCCGCTTGATGCTGGACAATATCGACCATGTTAAAGCTTACTTCATTAATATTGGTCCACAATTGACGCAGGTCGCTCTTACCTTTGGCGCATCAGATGTCCATGGCACGATTGTGCGCGAGCAGATCAGCCATGCTGCAGGTGCGTTAACCCCTTCCGGATTGACACGTAAAGAGCTAATCTGGCTGGTCAAAGGTGCTGGACGCATACCTGTAGAACGTGACACCTTCTATAACGAAATCGAAGTTTTCGAATAAGTGTAACATCGGATTCAGATTTCCCGCGTGCATTTTATCCCCATTACTCACACCATGCAGCCTCAAGTTGCCCCGGAACACACTGGTCTGTCTGCCAAAGGCAGGCCCGCTTTTCCGGGTTTTACAACAACAAAAACTTGTGGCTAGATCGACAAGACACCAGACCATTGCCGGGGACACGGTAACGAAAGGACGGCGGATTTTGATGAAAAATTTCGTTATTCTGGGGGGCGGCTATGGCGGCCTTACCATTGCCAAAGAATTGCTGGATAAACACATTCCCGACAATATTCAAGTTATTTTAGTGGATCGGATGCCCTTTCAGGGCTTGAAAACAGAATACTATGCCCTTGCGGCAGGTACCGTATCTGATTTTGATTTGCGGGTACATTTTCCCGATGAACAACGCCTTATTCGCAAATATGGAGAAGTCACATCGATGGATCTTGAGAATAAAATGGTCCATTTTCAAGACGGTGAGCCTTTGCCCTATGACCAGCTTGTCATTGCACTAGGTTGTACCGACCGCTTTCATAATACACCGGGGGCAGAAGAATACAGCTGTACAATCCAGTCCTTTAATCATACTCGCCAAACGTATCTGCGCTTGAATGAAATCAAGCCTTATGGACATGTCCATATTGTAGGTGGCGGCCTAAGTGGTGTCGAGATTGCTGCGGAGTTACGTGAAAGCCGCGCGGATTTGAATATTACGATTATGGATCGGGGCGAGCGGGTGCTATCAGCATTTCCGCAACGTTTGTCTGCCTATGTACATGCCTGGTTCAAGGAGCATCATGTGAATGCGCTAAATCATGTTGCGGTTTCCCGTATCGAGCCAGGAGCTATTTACAACCGTGACGAGCAAATTATGACCGATGCGGTTGTATGGACAGCTGGGATTCAGCCCGTTAAAATTGTACAGGATTTAGCAGTTCCTAAAGACCCTCAGGGTCGCATCGTGCTAAATGAATATTATCAAATACCGGATCATCCTGAAGTGTACGTCGTCGGAGACTGTGCGAGCCTTCCTTACTCTCCAAGCGCTCAGGCGGCAGAGGTGCAAGGAGAGCAGATTGCCCACATTGTACGCGACCTGTGGAAAGGCCAAACGCCTCACCCGCATCCTTTAAAGCTACGTGGTACATTAGGTGCGCTGGGCAAGAAGGCCGGATTCGGTTATGGCTTTATGGGCAGTACCTCATTGCGTGGACGAGTGCCACGTCTGCTGAAAAGCGGTGTGCTCTGGAAGTCCAAACGCCATTTTGGCTAATTGGATACTCAACAAACAAAGAAGACCTGCTTCCACAGCTGGTCTTCTTTGTTTGTTGCATCTATGAATAATATATATTTTCTTCAAGAGAAGGCTGGCCCTGCGGATGACTTCTATTTTCAATCCAAATCCAGGTTGTCCCATGCTTCGGCTTCTTTAATTTTGTTTAGAATCACTTCGTACAGAAGCTCTGCTGAATCTGCGGATACAATTTCACCGTTAACCATCGCATAAGGCTCAGCGTTACACTGACCGCAATTGCTTAGGCAGCCGTATTCAATCACATCATAATCTGGATTTTGTTCCAGTTTAGCCATAATCTCATCGGTACCAAAATGCATGTTACTGGTGCAAAATTCAATAATAGGTCTTAACATTTTTTTCACCTGCTTTGGATGACGGGCATTTTAATTTGGCCCGCTTTGTAATATAATAAACAAGGTATAGGAAAGGAGTTGAATTCTAATGAGCGAAGCACAAAGCGTTCAGATGTATGATGAAGTAGCAGACGTACTGGATAAGCTCCGTCCGTTCCTGCAACGCGATGGCGGTGACGTTGAGCTGGTTGACGTTGAAGACGGCATCGTTAAGCTGAAGCTGGTAGGTGCTTGCGGCAGTTGCCCAAGTTCTACAATTACGCTGAAAGCAGGGATTGAACGCGCTCTTCTCGAAGAAGTTGAAGGCGTCCAAGAAGTGGTACAAGTATTCTAATGCTAGATGCATAATGATCAGAGAGTCTTGAGTTCGGTAACGAAGCTCAAGACTCTTTTTTGTATTACAGCGTCTAAAGCTCTCTCAAGCTTATATGGTTGGCCGAATGGGGTCCAATCCTCCGGACACATCCATAATATTGCCTGTTATAAAATCTGAATGCTCCTCACACAAATAGGCGATCACTCGCGCAATGTCCTCTCCGCTTCCTGGACGCCCACGCGGTGTCTCTTTATCCTGCATGCCGATGACATCGGCAATCGACTTTTCCTTGTTCGCTCCTCGGATATCCCCTGGACAGATCATATTGACCGTGATGCCATAGGGAGCTTCCTCTACAGCTAGTGACTTCGTAAAAGACACCAGCCCCACCTTGGCAGCTGCGTAGACAGCCCGATGCGGCCAAGCCCTTGCTTCTCCAGCATGACCAAAGCCAAAATGAATAATACGTCCCCATTGCTGGCTACGCATGTGCGGCAATACCAAATGATCCAGCAACATGGTACCGACCAAATTTCCCTGTATCATGGCATGAATCTCAGCTACACTGTAGTCCGCAAAAAGACGGCGTTCCCGGATGAAGGGTCCGGCATTGTTCACCATAATATCAACCCCGCCCAGACGATCCTGCACTTCACCGATCAGCCTGGTGATATCTTCCTGAACAGAGATATCTGCTTGTAAAGATAGACAGCGTACTCCCTTAGATTCAATTACCTGCTTAAGCGCTTCGGCTTCAACCTGGCTATGGACATAATTTAGTGCAATGTCACAACCTTCATCAGCCAAACGCAGAGCGGTCATTTTACCTAAACCTTTGGCACTGCCCGTTATGAGTGCGACTTTGTCTCTCAACAGTTTTCCTCCTCTTCACAGAGAACGGTCACCCCCAAGTATAAAATATTTAAGCAATCCCTACAACTCCAGCCAAGAAGAAACCCCAGTCCTCTTGTTCAAGAGAATCTGGGGTTTACGTTCAGCGGTTTCTTATTTTCTGCTTAAAATGCAGGGATAATTGCGCCTTGATATTTGTCTTCAATGAATTTTTTAGTTTCTGGAGATTGCAAAGCTTTAAACAATTTTTGGATCGCTTCGGAATCTTTATTGTCAGGACGTGCTACCAGTACATTAGCATATGGAGAATCTTTGTCTTCCAGTGCCAATGCATCCTTGGTCGGGTTCAGCTTGGCTTCCAAAGCGTAGTTTGTATTGATTAACGCAATATCTACTTCAGGCAACTGACGTGGCAGCATAGCTGCTTCCAGCTCTTTGAATTTCAGGTTTTTCTTATTTTCAGTAATATCTTTTACGGTAGCTTCAATGTTGCTTGCATCCTTCAGCTTGATCAGACCTTGTTTCTCCAACAGTAGCAATGCACGGCCTCCATTGGTTGCATCGTTCGGAATCGCTACTGTTGCACCGTCTGGAAGTTCATCAAGCTTTTTATATTTTTGGGAGTAGATACCGAATGGCTCCAGATGAACCGCGCCAATAGATACCAGATCCATTT contains these protein-coding regions:
- a CDS encoding SDR family oxidoreductase, translating into MRDKVALITGSAKGLGKMTALRLADEGCDIALNYVHSQVEAEALKQVIESKGVRCLSLQADISVQEDITRLIGEVQDRLGGVDIMVNNAGPFIRERRLFADYSVAEIHAMIQGNLVGTMLLDHLVLPHMRSQQWGRIIHFGFGHAGEARAWPHRAVYAAAKVGLVSFTKSLAVEEAPYGITVNMICPGDIRGANKEKSIADVIGMQDKETPRGRPGSGEDIARVIAYLCEEHSDFITGNIMDVSGGLDPIRPTI
- a CDS encoding NifU family protein gives rise to the protein MSEAQSVQMYDEVADVLDKLRPFLQRDGGDVELVDVEDGIVKLKLVGACGSCPSSTITLKAGIERALLEEVEGVQEVVQVF
- a CDS encoding NAD(P)/FAD-dependent oxidoreductase, producing the protein MKNFVILGGGYGGLTIAKELLDKHIPDNIQVILVDRMPFQGLKTEYYALAAGTVSDFDLRVHFPDEQRLIRKYGEVTSMDLENKMVHFQDGEPLPYDQLVIALGCTDRFHNTPGAEEYSCTIQSFNHTRQTYLRLNEIKPYGHVHIVGGGLSGVEIAAELRESRADLNITIMDRGERVLSAFPQRLSAYVHAWFKEHHVNALNHVAVSRIEPGAIYNRDEQIMTDAVVWTAGIQPVKIVQDLAVPKDPQGRIVLNEYYQIPDHPEVYVVGDCASLPYSPSAQAAEVQGEQIAHIVRDLWKGQTPHPHPLKLRGTLGALGKKAGFGYGFMGSTSLRGRVPRLLKSGVLWKSKRHFG
- a CDS encoding S-layer homology domain-containing protein, encoding MLKKKWLITPVVAVALLFSQSALAANTFPDVNGTKYEWAAESIHSMVDKGVVSGYTDGTFKPGKTITKAEFVHMFHKLFPEVNYSAGKSSEFVDARKHWANQDFAAIFNGDYVWPFAESVGGKYPNYQFYVNPDKPLTRWDMMMIASVRTDYTNQTLHPEIAEVISSAAQYNDMKVRQANYNDKFSAYYPVLYIDTTGEEYSYDGDFQDQKAEAFYTLTKMGVLTADNGYLRPKAQVTRAEAVTLLQRLYDATTK
- a CDS encoding YuzB family protein; amino-acid sequence: MLRPIIEFCTSNMHFGTDEIMAKLEQNPDYDVIEYGCLSNCGQCNAEPYAMVNGEIVSADSAELLYEVILNKIKEAEAWDNLDLD
- the mqnE gene encoding aminofutalosine synthase MqnE, with the translated sequence MSTLVTPFTDRRMAEIVEKVQNGIRLNLEDGIYLYETDDILTLGQLANEANLRKNGKKVYFIENMSLYFTNVCEARCAFCNFRKDQGEEGSYTLSGQEMIDYVEQHIHPGVREFHIVGGHNNHVPFQYYVDSLKALNEKYPNVTLKAYTAAEIDFFTRISGLSIKEVLQELQKAGLQSLTGGGAEILSDEYRKKMRVTKANVDRYLEVHRTAHNLGMKTHTTMLYGSVETYQDRIEHMLQIRELQDETNGFMVFIPLSMQPKSKNANIMRRNSAYEDLKTIAISRLMLDNIDHVKAYFINIGPQLTQVALTFGASDVHGTIVREQISHAAGALTPSGLTRKELIWLVKGAGRIPVERDTFYNEIEVFE
- a CDS encoding nuclear transport factor 2 family protein gives rise to the protein MQNNQIIEYEEKLRKAMLASDVQILNELIHDDLIFVNHFGQVINKEADLEAHRSGVLHFTDIQVLNQSVIPLDDTVVTVTRVSLRGTVGNDPIEDEMCYTRVWHNIDGALKIISGHCSTVK
- a CDS encoding HesB/IscA family protein, coding for MINITDSAAERLKEMLEQQETPNMFLRLGVTPGGCTGFSYAMGFDDNETDQDIYMNVQDMKVVVEKDSIRYLDGLEIDFEESGMSGGFTIHNPNAVATCGCGSSFRTATDAGKPNEEPC
- a CDS encoding MetQ/NlpA family ABC transporter substrate-binding protein, with protein sequence MKKWVLAVLSLTLIAVLAACGTKSTTSDTNNAAENTGGSPREVELKVGASPVPHAEILEAIKPQLEKEGVRLQVVQFNDYVQPNVQLFDKQLDANFYQHVPYLNVMNKERKMDLVSIGAVHLEPFGIYSQKYKKLDELPDGATVAIPNDATNGGRALLLLEKQGLIKLKDASNIEATVKDITENKKNLKFKELEAAMLPRQLPEVDIALINTNYALEAKLNPTKDALALEDKDSPYANVLVARPDNKDSEAIQKLFKALQSPETKKFIEDKYQGAIIPAF